CAACAACCCCCGAGTTTAACCTCGGGGGTTTTAAAAATCATGCAAAAACAGCTATTCTGCCGGAAGAACTACTAGTATGTCTTTTGTAGAGGTAACTTCGGGCGAGCACCTTTTCATATCATCCAGCCATTCTTGTGTTATTTTGTCCTTATTTTGCATAAGAAAAGTCTCTTCTTTCCTATCATCAGCAAGAATCCAAAAAGGCGGGGTATTTTCTTCCCATACTTTTTCAAATACTACCAAACTCTCTTCGATAATCCTTTTTTCTAATTCTTTAGCGAATTCACCATTCTGGAGATAACCGTTTTCTTCAGCCACTTTATCCCTTTTGGCATACTGTTCTTGTATTTCTGGTGGTAAACTTTCCAGCGGAGATAGCGATATATTCATGAAAGGTTTTGCCCCCACCAAGGGTTGCAAGTCAGTAAAGTAGGTAAAATCAAGATGTCCGTCGCCTGCGTAAACAAGTACAACATCATACTCCGGCAGAACGGCCTTTATACGTTGGGCCCAGTCTCGGGTTCTTTCGAATACTCCCCACGAAGAAACCTTAAGAAGGTTTGACAAGTCTTCTTCTCTGTCGGAAGTTATCTGTGGAATGGAAACTTTTTTGGGGACCTCTACCCAAAATTTTCCAACCTTTACTCCGATGTCGCCTTGTTGTGTTGTTTCTATTACATGGTCATCTAAAGCCAATAAGTCAATTCGTTGTTCGTCTGCCGTTTGAAACACGGGGGCATATTCTTTATTGCTAACAAAATAGAATGGATCCCTCGCTTTTTTTAGAAGAGGCGCGGAAGAAAAGGGTGCTAAAAACTCTTTCTCTTCTTTAAGATAGCGGCCAAATTCTTGGCAGTGCTTTTCCACTTCTTCTATTGATAGTTTTTGTAGTTGGCAGTATTCTGCTTTTTTTTCTGGAGTCAGGGACTTAAAATAACCGCAACAAGAAGAATAGTATTCAAGATGTTCCTGCAGGAGATTGATTTCATTCAAAGGAAAAAACCATCTTGCAAATTCCGCCGCCAGTAAGATTTTTGCTGTTGGGTTAATTTTGCGCACAGCTCGTAAAATTTTAGCGACCTCTTGCGGGGCACTTTTGGTATCGTGGTTATTGCTTTCTGCAATATAAATCAGTTTTTCGTTTTGAAGTAACTTTTCATAGTCGGGGTATCCGGGGGTCGTAACGAGAAATTCTTCCCACGGAATAGGTACGGGGCATTGGGAGGCTTTTTCAGCAAAGCGCGTGTCCAGCCTGCAAGAACATAATTCTCTTTCTTTGGCACGTTCATTGAGTTTCAAGAAATCTTTCCAAGAAATATGTTCCCAGGTGTCTCGGTTTTGAAGCTCTTTCAATTTTTGGAGAGCCTCTGCGCTTGGAAAAGAGTCTGGAAAAGGGCATTGCGCGGGCAGATTAAACTTCTTTTTCAGGTTTTTTATCAGCTGTTGCTCCATATCCTGTCGAGGAGGAACGGCAAAGGGAGACCGTTGCGCAAACAACGGCTGAAAACCGAGCAATGAAAGGAGTAAAATCAAACAAATTCTCATAAAAGTACCTCCGATGCATACTTATTATCATTATAATTCTTTTTTCTGCAGAAACAAATTGCTTTTAAAGTGTTTTATTTCCCCCTTCCTTTTATGGAGGAAAAAAGGTATCCTATATGTATATTCTCTATTGGAGGGCTTATGCCTGAAAACCCCATTTTGGAACGTGTTTTATTTTCGGAAGAACAATTATCTAAAAGAGTGGCCGAACTGGGCCGCCAGATTTCTGCGGATTACCGCGGCAAACAACCGTTGTTTGTGGGTATTTTGCGCGGCTGCATTTTGTTTTACTCTGACCTGATGAAAAACATCAGCGTAGATTGCAATATGGACTTTATGTGCTTGTCCTCCTATGCCGGCACTTCCAGCACGGGTCAAGTGCGCACCATGCTCGATTTGCGCGAAAGTATCAAGGGACGCCATGTGGTAATCGTAGAAGATATTGTAGATACCGGGCTTACCTTGGAATATTTGATGGGTAACTTAAAAAGCCGCGGTGCTGCCAGCATCGAAATTTGCTGCTTGCTTGATAAACCCTGCAACCGTAAAGCGGATGTGCATGCCAAATATGTAGGGTTTACTATCGAAAACGAATTTGTCATCGGGTACGGGTTGGACTACAACGAACTGTACCGCAACTTGCCTTATATTGGAGTATTTAAGAAATAATGAAGAACAAAAATCCGAACAACCGCAAAATTGTTTCCTTCGGCCAAATTTTAGGTTGGCTGATTATTTTCGCTTTGGCTGTTTTCTTTTTCAACAAGCCGGGAGTGAAAGAAGCCGTTTTGGACTATTCCGAATTCAAACATAAAGTGGCCGCGGCGGAAGTGTCGGATTTAACAGTAGCCCCGGGTATGATTTCCGGTATGTACAAAAACGAACAGGGCCAGTTTGCTCCGTTTAGAACGGTGCGCATGGAAGACCCGAATCTTGTGCAAGAACTGACTGCTGCCAATGTTAAATACAAAGCCCAACAGGATAGAAGTTGGATAGGCAGTATTCTTTTCAATGTTCTTTGGATTGTTCTTCTTATCGGGTTGTGGTGGTTCATTTTTATCCGCCCGCAAAGAAACGACGGCAGAAGTGCAATGAACTTTGCCCGCTCCAAAGCCAAAATGCAGGATCCTTCCAAACAGTCCGTTACCTTCAAAGATGTTGCCGGGTGCGACGAGGCGAAAGAAGAACTGCAAGATGTTATTAAATTCTTAAAGAATCCTAAAAAATTCCAAAAATTGGGCGGAAAACTCCCCAAAGGGGTGCTCCTTTACGGGGCTCCCGGTACGGGTAAAACCCTGCTTGCCAAGGCCGTCGCGGGAGAAGCCGGGGTTTCCTTCTTTTCCGCATCCGCTTCCGAATTTGTGGAAATGTTCGTAGGGGTGGGTGCCGCCCGCGTGCGCGACTTGTTTGACCAAGCCAAAAAGAATTCCCCCGCCATTATTTTTATCGATGAATTAGATGCGGTGGGTCGTCGTCGCTTTGCCGGTATCGGCGGCGGGCATGACGAACGCGAACAAACCCTCAACCAACTGCTTATTGAACTGGACGGTTTTGAAAGCAAACAGGGTATTATTTTAATGGCCTCTACCAACCGTCCCGATGTGTTGGATCCGGCTCTTATTCGCCCCGGTCGTTTTGACCGTCACATTTCCGTGCCTGCGCCTGATTTGAAAGGGCGCGAAGAAATTTTGAAAGTACACGCCAAAAAAGTGAAACTTTCCGCGGAAGTAGATTTGAAAACAGTGGCCAAAGGGACGCCCGGTTTTGTGGGGGCAGATTTAGCCAATGTTATTAACGAAGCCGCCATTTTGGCTGCCCGCGCCGATAAAGATGCCGTTACCAAAACGGATATGGACGAAGCGGTGGAACGGGTCATTGCCGGCCCGCAAAAAAAGAGCCGTATTATCTCTAAACACGAACAACGCATCATTGCCGCGCACGAGGTGGGGCATACGGTGGTTGCCCGTATGACGAACCACTCCGATCCGGTTCACAAAGTAACCATTATCCCTCGCGGTCAGGCATTGGGTTATACCTTACAACTTCCTTTGGAAGACAAATTCTTAACCAGCAAATCCGAATTATTGGATAAGTTGTGCATCTTGTTGGCCGGCCGTGCGGCGGAAGAAATCGTTTTTGGCGAAATTACTTCCGGTGCCAGTGATGACCTCAACAAAACCATGGCCTATGCCCGCAAAATGGTTACCGAATTGGGTATGAGCGAAAAATTGGGCCCGGTGGCACTTCCTTCCGGGGAAGAAGGGGAAGTGTTCTTGGGGCGCGATATTTCCCGTCACAACACCTATTCGCAAGAACTCGCTAAGACCATCGATGAGGAAATTTTGAATTTAATTAAGTCGTCCTACACGCGTGCGAAGGATATTATTACCCGAAATCGCGCCGCGTTTGATAAATTGGTGGAAACCCTCTTGGAAAAAGAAGTGGTGGAATCCAACGAAATTGACGAAATCCTGGGCTTAAAACCCGTCGCGAAAGAGGACGCTCCGCTTGAGCCCGCAGCAGAAGAAAACCCCCAAGAAGAAACGCAGGAGCCCAAAGCCGAACAGGCCGAGCCCCGCCAGCCGGAACTTTTTGAGTAAGTTATCTTCTCTGTAACGGGAAATTACCGTCCGCTCGCCTGTTTGGAAAAGGCCCGCGTACAAAAGGAAGTTTCTACATGGCAAAGTATTTTGGAACCGATGGAATCCGCGCCGTTGCCGGTCAGTTTCCGTTGGTGGATGATTTTATTCAAAAATTGGGCTACGCCGCTCTTCGCGAATTAAAAGAATATGCCCAAGCCGAGCACCTAAAACCCCAAGTAATTATTGCGCAAGATTCCCGCGCTTCGGGCCCGGCCATTTTAGCCGCTTTGGAAAAAGGTATCCGTGCGGCAGGCGTAAATGTAATCAGCGTGGGGATTGCCCCCACTCCGGCTGTAGCCTATTTAGTCAAACACACCGGCAGTTTGTGCGGGGTTGTTATTTCCGCCAGCCATAATCCGGCCGAATTTAACGGCATTAAATTTTTTACCAATCACGGTACTAAATTGCCGGAAGAATTGGAAAATTCCATTGAGGCCGAAATAGAATCGTTGTCTTCCGTTCCCGCTCCTACGGGTACTTTTACGGAAGATGAATCTTTGGTTAAATTCTACGAACAATTTTTAATGTCCACGGTTGATGCGTCGCTATTTAAAGGAACCAAAGTGGTGCTCGATTGTGCCAACGGGGCAAGTTATAAAGTTGCGGTAAATGTATTTGCCGGTTTGGGTATGAATCTAACCGTTACCGCCGCCAAACCCAACGGCACAAATATCAATCATAATGTCGGGGCGCTTCACACTCAATTTATGCAAGAACTGACCGTAAAAGAAAATGCTTTTATCGGGTTTAGTTTCGACGGAGATGCAGACCGCGTAATGGTCAGCGACGAAAAAGGCCGCCAATTGGACGGGGATAATATCATCGCTTCTTCCGCTCTTTGTATGAAAGAAGAAGGTTCGCTCCAAGGCAATAAAGCAGTCCTTACCATTATGGCCAACTTGGGTTGTATAAACTACTTAAAAGAACATGGTGTAGATGTGGAATTGACCACTGTGGGGGATAAATATGTTTCCGAAGCCCTTGAAAAAGGGAATTTATCCATCGGCGGGGAAACTTCCGGCCATATCATCTTCCGCCATTTCGCCAATACCGGGGACGGCATTTTGTCAGCCCTTCAATTTCTGCAGTATGTAAAGCGTTCCGGAAAACCGGTCAGTTATTTTGCCGACCAATGGAAACGCTACCCCAGCAAATTAAAAGCCATTTCCGTCTCGCAGAAACCTGCCTTGGAAAGTTTGGACGGATTCTTGCCCGGGGTGAGCGAAATCGAAAAAATCATGCACGGCAAAGGCCGTGTGATTGTGCGTTATAGTGGTACCGAGCCGAAACTTCGCATTTTGGTAGAAGGAGAAGACGAAGTGTTGGTAGATCGTGTGATGCAGGAAGTGGAAGATTTGTATAAACAAAAAACAGAGGTGCTTTAATGAGTTTGAAATTGGGAGTAAACATAGACCATGTAGCAACTTTGCGCCAGGCTCGCCGTACCCCGTACCCGGATCCGGTAGATGCCGCGTCCCTCTGCTTAAGCACGGGGGCGGACTATATTGTAGTGCATCTTCGCAAAGATGCCCGCCATATTAACGAAAAAGATGTTTCCCGCCTGTGCAAAACGTTTCCCGGTAAAATTCATTTGGAATGTTCTTACACCCCGGAATTGGAAAAGGCAGCTCTTAAGCACAAACCTTTCTCCGTTTGCATCGTACCCGAAGAACCGGGTGAAGTAACCACTACTGGCGGTCTTAAATTTACCCCGAAGGTAACCAAACGCCTGATGCAGATGATTGAAAACCTGCATAAAAAGAAAATTTTAGTCAGCCTCTTTGTCAGCCCCGTGGCGGCGGATATCCGCACGGCGGCTAAACTCGGTGCGGATATTGTGGAACTCTGCACGCGCGATTATAGCGAGGCTACCACCTCTAAAAAAGCCCAAAAATGCCTACAGGATTTGGCTTTGTCCACCCTGCTGGCCAACGAACTCGGCTTGGAAGTACACGCCGGGCACGGGCTTGATTACCACAATGTTTTAGCCGTGGCGGATATCGGCGGAATGACCTGTATGAATATTGGTTTTTCCATTATTACCCGTTCGCTTTTTGCGGGGCTTCCTACCGCAGTAAGCGAGATGAAAGGTCTTTTATAAAAGGAGCGTTCTATGTGCGGAATAATCGGCTATGTAGGAAACAACAACAGTGTTCCCTATATCATTGACGGTCTGAAAAAATTGGAATATCGCGGTTACGATTCTGCCGGGATCTCTATTTTGCAAGACGGTAAATTGGTAACGGTTCGTGCAGTAGGAAAAGTGAGCGAGCTGGAAAGAGCCTCTCTTTTAGTCAGCCCCAAAGGCTACACCGGTCTTGGGCACACCCGTTGGGCTACCCACGGGAAACCCAGCGAAGAAAATTCCCACCCTCACACCGACTGTTCCGGCGAAATTGTGGTGGTTCATAACGGAATCATCGAAAACTATCTTTCTCTTCGTGAAAAATTGGAATCGCTCGGCCATCGTTTCAAAAGTGAAACGGATACCGAAGTGATTGCCCACCTGATAGAAGAAAACCTGAAACATGTTCGCGCTTCCAAGGAAGCCGACCTTCTGTTAAAAGCCGTTCAAAAAACCAACAAAGAAATTTCCGGTGCGTTTGCCTACAGTGTATTGTGGACGAAAACCCCGGGTTTTTTAATTGGCGTGAAAAACCAAAGCCCGCTTGTGGTGGGGGTCGGTAAAAACGAAAATTTTTTGGCGTCCGATGTTCCTGCTTTTTTGAAACATACCGATAAAGTTATCTTTTTGGAAGACGGCGAAATAGCACTTTTGCGTGTGGATAAGGTAACTTTGCTCGATAAAAACGGCAAAGAAAAGAAACCCAAAAAGGTAAAAATTTCTTGGGACCAACAAACGGCGGAAAAGGGCGGTTATGCGCATTTCATGCTCAAAGAAATTTACGACCAACCCCAAGCCATTGAAGATACTCTCCGCACGGCCCGCACAGACTTCGGAAAAATTTTGGGTTTGGATACCGAAGCCATGCGCCAACTCAAAAATATTCACATCATTGCCTGCGGAACGGCCTATCATGCAGGGCTTGTAGGTAAGTATTATTTGGAACAATTTGCCGGTATCCCGGTGAGCGTAGATTTAGCCAGCGAGTATAAATATCGCACCGTACCGGAAATCCCCGGAACGCTGGCAATTGCCATCAGCCAATCGGGCGAAACCGCTGATACTATCGGCGCGGTTAAAAAAGCCAAAGAGTTTGGGTTCCGTACTTTAGCCATTTGCAATGTGCTGGGTTCTAGCCTTACCCGCACGTGCGACAGCACTTTCTTTACGCATTGCGGGCCGGAAATCAGCGTGGCTTCCACCAAGGCATTTACCAGCCAAATTACCTCGTTATACGCGTTGGCTATTTTCCTGGGAAAAGCCAATGGCAATTTAGGCAAGACCTCTTTTGATAAACTCTATAAAGAGTTGATGCATCTTTCCAAAGCCATGAGTGAAACCGTAAAAATGGAATATGATGTGCGCCACTTAACGCGCAAAATCTACAAAGCGGATCGCTTTATTTTCTTGGGAAGAAATGTAAACTTCCCGATTGCTTTGGAAGGGGCCCTGAAACTGAAAGAAGTTTCTTATCGCAGTGCCGAAGGCTTTGCCGCCGGCGAAATAAAACACGGCCCCATTTCCGTGATTGATAAAGGAACGCCTGTTTTTGTGTTGATGCCCAAAGACCGTCTGTTTGAAAAAATGCTTTCCGCCTGCCAGGAGTGCCGCGCGCGCGGGGCTTATGTGGTAGCCATTACCACCCCGGACTCTGCTGCCAAAGCAAAAGGCGTGGCGGACAAGGTGTTTTTAGTGCCGCAAGTCAGCGAGTTTTTACAACCGGTTCTTAATGTTGTTCCCATGCAGTTCTTAGCGTATTGGATTGCCAAACGCTTGGGGTGCGATATTGACCAACCGCGCAATTTAGCCAAAAGCGTAACGGTGGAATAAAATGGAAATTGTCGGCATTGGAACGGATTTGGTGGAAGTGGCGCGTATCAAAGCGTTTGCTGAGAAACAAAACGCTTTGGAGCGTATTTTTTCCGAGGAAGAAATTGCTTACTGCCGGGCCCGCAAAAATTGCTACCAACATTTAGCCGTTCGTTTTGCCGCCAAAGAAGCCGTTTACAAAGCCCTTCCGTTTGACGGGTT
The DNA window shown above is from Elusimicrobium sp. and carries:
- the glmS gene encoding glutamine--fructose-6-phosphate transaminase (isomerizing); amino-acid sequence: MCGIIGYVGNNNSVPYIIDGLKKLEYRGYDSAGISILQDGKLVTVRAVGKVSELERASLLVSPKGYTGLGHTRWATHGKPSEENSHPHTDCSGEIVVVHNGIIENYLSLREKLESLGHRFKSETDTEVIAHLIEENLKHVRASKEADLLLKAVQKTNKEISGAFAYSVLWTKTPGFLIGVKNQSPLVVGVGKNENFLASDVPAFLKHTDKVIFLEDGEIALLRVDKVTLLDKNGKEKKPKKVKISWDQQTAEKGGYAHFMLKEIYDQPQAIEDTLRTARTDFGKILGLDTEAMRQLKNIHIIACGTAYHAGLVGKYYLEQFAGIPVSVDLASEYKYRTVPEIPGTLAIAISQSGETADTIGAVKKAKEFGFRTLAICNVLGSSLTRTCDSTFFTHCGPEISVASTKAFTSQITSLYALAIFLGKANGNLGKTSFDKLYKELMHLSKAMSETVKMEYDVRHLTRKIYKADRFIFLGRNVNFPIALEGALKLKEVSYRSAEGFAAGEIKHGPISVIDKGTPVFVLMPKDRLFEKMLSACQECRARGAYVVAITTPDSAAKAKGVADKVFLVPQVSEFLQPVLNVVPMQFLAYWIAKRLGCDIDQPRNLAKSVTVE
- the glmM gene encoding phosphoglucosamine mutase: MAKYFGTDGIRAVAGQFPLVDDFIQKLGYAALRELKEYAQAEHLKPQVIIAQDSRASGPAILAALEKGIRAAGVNVISVGIAPTPAVAYLVKHTGSLCGVVISASHNPAEFNGIKFFTNHGTKLPEELENSIEAEIESLSSVPAPTGTFTEDESLVKFYEQFLMSTVDASLFKGTKVVLDCANGASYKVAVNVFAGLGMNLTVTAAKPNGTNINHNVGALHTQFMQELTVKENAFIGFSFDGDADRVMVSDEKGRQLDGDNIIASSALCMKEEGSLQGNKAVLTIMANLGCINYLKEHGVDVELTTVGDKYVSEALEKGNLSIGGETSGHIIFRHFANTGDGILSALQFLQYVKRSGKPVSYFADQWKRYPSKLKAISVSQKPALESLDGFLPGVSEIEKIMHGKGRVIVRYSGTEPKLRILVEGEDEVLVDRVMQEVEDLYKQKTEVL
- a CDS encoding pyridoxine 5'-phosphate synthase encodes the protein MSLKLGVNIDHVATLRQARRTPYPDPVDAASLCLSTGADYIVVHLRKDARHINEKDVSRLCKTFPGKIHLECSYTPELEKAALKHKPFSVCIVPEEPGEVTTTGGLKFTPKVTKRLMQMIENLHKKKILVSLFVSPVAADIRTAAKLGADIVELCTRDYSEATTSKKAQKCLQDLALSTLLANELGLEVHAGHGLDYHNVLAVADIGGMTCMNIGFSIITRSLFAGLPTAVSEMKGLL
- a CDS encoding ATP-dependent metallopeptidase FtsH/Yme1/Tma family protein, with translation MMKNKNPNNRKIVSFGQILGWLIIFALAVFFFNKPGVKEAVLDYSEFKHKVAAAEVSDLTVAPGMISGMYKNEQGQFAPFRTVRMEDPNLVQELTAANVKYKAQQDRSWIGSILFNVLWIVLLIGLWWFIFIRPQRNDGRSAMNFARSKAKMQDPSKQSVTFKDVAGCDEAKEELQDVIKFLKNPKKFQKLGGKLPKGVLLYGAPGTGKTLLAKAVAGEAGVSFFSASASEFVEMFVGVGAARVRDLFDQAKKNSPAIIFIDELDAVGRRRFAGIGGGHDEREQTLNQLLIELDGFESKQGIILMASTNRPDVLDPALIRPGRFDRHISVPAPDLKGREEILKVHAKKVKLSAEVDLKTVAKGTPGFVGADLANVINEAAILAARADKDAVTKTDMDEAVERVIAGPQKKSRIISKHEQRIIAAHEVGHTVVARMTNHSDPVHKVTIIPRGQALGYTLQLPLEDKFLTSKSELLDKLCILLAGRAAEEIVFGEITSGASDDLNKTMAYARKMVTELGMSEKLGPVALPSGEEGEVFLGRDISRHNTYSQELAKTIDEEILNLIKSSYTRAKDIITRNRAAFDKLVETLLEKEVVESNEIDEILGLKPVAKEDAPLEPAAEENPQEETQEPKAEQAEPRQPELFE
- the hpt gene encoding hypoxanthine phosphoribosyltransferase gives rise to the protein MPENPILERVLFSEEQLSKRVAELGRQISADYRGKQPLFVGILRGCILFYSDLMKNISVDCNMDFMCLSSYAGTSSTGQVRTMLDLRESIKGRHVVIVEDIVDTGLTLEYLMGNLKSRGAASIEICCLLDKPCNRKADVHAKYVGFTIENEFVIGYGLDYNELYRNLPYIGVFKK
- the acpS gene encoding holo-[acyl-carrier-protein] synthase → MEIVGIGTDLVEVARIKAFAEKQNALERIFSEEEIAYCRARKNCYQHLAVRFAAKEAVYKALPFDGFAFKDIQVANLENGRPQVRVNDKRMDGLAVQISLSHTDEYACAMVVVQR